One window of the Epinephelus moara isolate mb chromosome 24, YSFRI_EMoa_1.0, whole genome shotgun sequence genome contains the following:
- the LOC126386329 gene encoding ras-related protein rab7, with protein MTSRKKVLLKVIILGDSGVGKTSLMNQYVNKKFSNQYKATIGADFLTKEVMVDDRLVTMQIWDTAGQERFQSLGVAFYRGADCCVLVFDVTAPNTFKTLDSWRDEFLIQASPRDPENFPFVVLGNKIDLENRQVTTKRAQAWCQSKNNIPYFETSAKEAINVEQAFQTIARNALKQETEVELYNEFPEPIKLDRNERAKPSAETCSC; from the exons ATGACTTCAAGGAAGAAAGTACTACTCAAAGTCATCATCCTCGGAGACTCTGG AGTTGGGAAGACCTCATTGATGAACCAGTATGTGAATAAGAAGTTCAGTAACCAGTACAAAGCCACAATAGGTGCTGATTTCCTGACGAAAGAAGTCATGGTGGATGACAGACTTGTCACAATGCAG ATTTGGGACACAGCAGGACAGGAGAGGTTCCAGTCCTTAGGTGTAGCGTTCTACCGTGGAGCAGACTGCTGCGTCCTGGTGTTCGACGTGACAGCGCCCAACACCTTCAAGACTCTAGACAGCTGGAGAGACGAGTTCTTGATCCAGGCCAGCCCTCGAGACCCGGAGAATTTCCCCTTCGTGGTGCTGGGAAACAAGATCGACTTGGAGAACAGACAG gtAACAACCAAGCGAGCACAGGCTTGGTGTCAAAGCAAGAACAACATCCCATATTTCGAGACCAGCGCCAAGGAGGCAATCAATGTGGAGCAGGCCTTCCAGACTATTGCACGCAATGCCCTTAAACAG GAGACCGAAGTGGAGCTGTACAACGAGTTCCCTGAGCCCATAAAGCTGGACAGGAACGAGCGGGCCAAGCCGTCAGCGGAGACCTGCAGCTGCTGA
- the rpn1 gene encoding dolichyl-diphosphooligosaccharide--protein glycosyltransferase subunit 1, with the protein MTRKSPLLAACLLLLAAVSSEVSADGLVNEEVKRTVDLGTHLAKITAEIVLSNQGHSAVHSFILAVEADLAPHLAYIGASVKGDEEEDGTLELQQTTIQGQSGEFYKVQLPSSLAAGAQLKAKVEMTLTHVLKPFPTHITQAERQLVVFQGNHYFYSPYPTRSQTTRVRLASKTVESYTKLGNPSKNDEIIEYGPFRDVAPFSEDTMKIHYENNSPFLTISSIIRTIEVSHWGNIAVEETIDLRHTGAFLKGPFSRYDYQRQSDSGISSVKSFKTILPASAQDVYYRDEIGNISTSHLQVLDDSVEVEVRPRFPLFGGWKTHYIIGYNLPSYEYLYTLGDQYALKMRLVDHVYDDQVIDSLTVKIILPEGARNIHVDTPYKIDRMPNQLHYTYLDTFGRPVLVATKTNLVEHHIQDVVVHYNFNKILMLQEPLLVVGAFYILFFTVIIYVRLDFAITKDPAAEVRMKVASITEQVLTLVNKRLGLYRHMDEVVNRYKQSRDTGALNSGRKTLEADHRTLTNEISSLQARLKAEGSDLADKVGEVQKLDGQVKELVCRSCQEAERLVAGKVKKEAYIESEKTLTGKRQELVSRIDSLLDAL; encoded by the exons ATGACTCGAAAGTCGCCACTTCTCGCCGCCTGCCTGCTCCTGCTGGCGGCGGTGAGCTCCGAGGTTTCAGCGGACGGCTTGGTGAACGAGGAGGTGAAGAGGACAGTGGACCTGGGCACTCATCTGGCTAAGATCACCGCGGAGATCGTGCTGTCCAACCAGGGACACTCTGCCGTGCACAGCTTCATATTGGCGGTGGAGGCTGACCTGGCCCCGCACCTGGCGTACATCGGAGCCTCG gTGAAGggtgatgaagaagaggatGGCACACTTGAACTTCAACAGACAACAATTCAGGGCCAGAG TGGGGAGTTTTACAAAGTGCAGCTGCCCTCCAGTCTGGCAGCAGGTGCTCAGCTGAAAGCAAAGGTGGAGATGACATTAACCCACGTCCTGAAGCCCTTCCCCACACACATCACCCAGGCTGAGCGCCAGCTGGTGGTCTTTCAGGGGAACCACTACTTTTACTCCCCGTACCCCACCCGCAGCCAGACCACACGTGTTCGCCTGGCCTCCAAGACTGTGGAGAGCTACACCAAGCTGGGTAACCCCAGTAAGAACGATGAGATCATTGAGTACGGACCCTTCCGTGATGTGGCTCCATTCAGCGAG GATACCATGAAGATCCATTACGAAAACAACTCACCCTTCCTCACCATCAGCAGCATCATTCGGACCATTGAGGTCTCTCACTGGGGTAACATTGCTGTGGAAGAGACCATCGACTTGAGGCACACAGGAGCCTTCCTGAAGGGGCCCTTTTCACGTTATGATTATCAGCGTCAGTCAGACAGCGGCATCTCATCTGTGAAATCCTTCAAG ACTATCCTTCCTGCCTCAGCCCAGGACGTCTACTATAGAGATGAGATTGGAAACATCTCCACCTCCCATCTGCAGGTCCTGGATGACTCAGTGGAGGTGGAGGTCAGGCCTCGCTTCCCCTTGTTCGGAGGCTGGAAGACCCATTACATCATCGGCTACAATCTGCCCAGCTATGAGTACCTCTACACCCTGG GTGACCAGTATGCACTGAAGATGAGGCTAGTTGACCATGTGTATGACGACCAGGTGATTGACTCCCTCACTGTGAAAATCATCCTGCCAGAAGGGGCCAG AAACATCCACGTGGACACACCTTACAAAATTGATCGCATGCCAAACCAGCTGCATTACACGTATCTGGATACGTTTGGCCGACCAGTGCTGGTTGCCACCAAGACCAACCTGGTGGAGCATCACATTCAGGATGTTGTG GTTCATTATAACTTCAACAAGATCCTGATGCTGCAGGAGCCTCTCTTGGTAGTAGGGGCCTTCTACATCCTCTTCTTCACTGTCATCATCTATGTCCGCTTGGACTTTGCCATCACAAAG GACCCTGCGGCTGAGGTGCGTATGAAGGTTGCCTCCATCACAGAGCAGGTGCTGACTCTGGTCAACAAGCGTCTGGGTCTGTACCGACACATGGACGAGGTGGTGAACCGCTACAAGCAGTCCCGTGACACGGGGGCGCTCAACAGCGGCCGGAAGACTCTGGAGGCTGACCACCGCACTCTCACCAACGAAATCAGCTCACTGCAGGCCCGCCTCAAAGCTGAGGGCTCTGATTTGGCTGATAAG GTCGGGGAGGTGCAGAAGCTGGATGGCCAGGTGAAGGAGCTGGTGTGTCGCTCCTGCCAGGAGGCGGAGCGGCTGGTGGCAGGTAAGGTCAAGAAGGAGGCTTACATCGAGAGCGAGAAGACTCTGACAGGCAAGAGGCAAGAGCTCGTCAGCCGCATCGACAGTCTGCTGGATGCCCTCTAA